One genomic region from Streptomyces sp. NBC_01431 encodes:
- a CDS encoding SDR family oxidoreductase produces MAGMATHLITGAGSGIGAAVARRLHERGDELILLARDAGRAKELAARYPGARTLVGDLADPDRLSWAFDKQPMPDHLDSLLHIAGIVDLGPVGELRPKTWHQQLNVNLIAPAEITRHMLPQLRASRGHVVFVNSGAGLNAHAEWGAYAASKHGLKALADSLRHEEHAAGVRVTSVYPGRTASPMQAKVHSQEGKEYDPAKFIDPESVATTIVMAIDLPADAEVNDLTVRPGK; encoded by the coding sequence ATGGCGGGCATGGCTACTCATCTGATCACCGGGGCCGGTTCCGGCATCGGCGCGGCCGTCGCGCGCCGGCTGCACGAGCGCGGTGACGAGCTCATCCTGCTCGCGCGCGACGCCGGACGCGCCAAGGAGCTCGCGGCCCGTTACCCCGGCGCCCGCACCCTCGTCGGCGACCTCGCCGACCCCGACCGCCTGTCCTGGGCCTTCGACAAGCAGCCCATGCCGGACCACCTCGACTCGCTGCTGCACATCGCGGGCATCGTGGACCTCGGCCCGGTCGGTGAGCTGCGCCCCAAGACCTGGCACCAGCAGCTCAACGTCAACCTGATCGCGCCCGCCGAGATCACCCGTCACATGCTGCCCCAACTGCGGGCCTCGCGCGGCCACGTGGTCTTCGTGAACTCCGGCGCCGGCCTCAACGCCCATGCGGAATGGGGTGCGTATGCCGCGTCCAAGCACGGTCTCAAGGCGCTCGCCGACTCGCTGCGCCACGAGGAACACGCCGCCGGCGTCCGGGTGACCTCGGTCTACCCGGGCCGCACCGCGAGCCCGATGCAGGCCAAGGTGCACTCGCAGGAGGGCAAGGAGTACGACCCGGCGAAGTTCATCGACCCCGAGTCGGTGGCCACCACCATCGTCATGGCGATCGACCTGCCGGCCGACGCCGAGGTCAACGACCTCACCGTGCGCCCCGGCAAGTAG
- a CDS encoding TIGR00730 family Rossman fold protein, whose translation MNICVFLSAADLDERYTRPAREFAELLGKGGHTLVWGGSESGLMKVVADGVQEAGGRLVGVSVDFLAAKARENADEMVIAGDLAERKALLLAKSDAVVIMVGGTGTLDEATEILELKKHGKTTKPVVLLNTAGFYDGLKQQFHRMEQEGFLPVPLTDLVFFAEDGVAALAYLEESLGIQ comes from the coding sequence GTGAACATTTGCGTCTTCCTCTCCGCGGCCGATCTTGACGAGCGCTACACCCGCCCCGCGCGCGAGTTCGCCGAACTGCTCGGCAAGGGCGGGCACACCCTGGTGTGGGGCGGCTCCGAGAGCGGCCTCATGAAGGTTGTCGCCGACGGAGTGCAAGAGGCGGGCGGCCGCCTCGTCGGGGTCTCCGTCGACTTCTTGGCGGCCAAGGCCCGCGAGAACGCCGACGAGATGGTCATCGCCGGCGACCTGGCCGAGCGCAAGGCGCTCCTGCTCGCCAAGTCGGACGCCGTAGTGATCATGGTGGGCGGGACCGGCACCCTTGACGAGGCCACCGAGATCCTTGAACTGAAGAAGCACGGCAAGACCACCAAGCCGGTCGTCCTGCTGAACACGGCGGGCTTCTACGACGGCCTCAAGCAGCAGTTCCACCGCATGGAGCAAGAGGGCTTTCTGCCCGTTCCGCTCACCGACCTGGTGTTCTTCGCCGAGGACGGCGTGGCGGCGCTGGCCTATCTGGAGGAGTCCCTCGGCATCCAGTAG
- a CDS encoding methionine synthase encodes MSEQSIFPWGPATGVGSMPGGDAREAAKTVTGSLIGADGAAGDFPHLAELPARGPGADMIGRTIGLLVEMYGHVEPSGWRVSDRPGRDTRRARSWLGEDLDALEEFAQGYTGPLKVQAVGPWTLAAALELRSGELSLGDPGACRDLAGSLAEGLRDHLADVRRRVPGARIVLQLDEPSLTAVLRGQIRTASGYRTHRAVDRQVVEAALRDVVAVHDGPVVVHSCAPDVPFALLRRAGAAGVSFDFSLLTERDDEQLGEAAESGTKLFAGVVPTTDGPLSDPAGSVMGVRTLWRRLGLNPGTLGESVVITPSCGLAGASPAYARAALAHCVRAARSLADNPE; translated from the coding sequence GTGAGCGAACAGAGCATTTTCCCCTGGGGTCCCGCCACCGGGGTCGGTTCCATGCCGGGCGGCGACGCCCGGGAGGCCGCGAAGACCGTCACCGGCTCGCTGATCGGCGCCGACGGGGCGGCCGGCGACTTCCCCCACCTCGCCGAGCTGCCCGCGCGGGGGCCCGGCGCCGACATGATCGGCCGGACCATCGGCCTGCTCGTCGAGATGTACGGACACGTGGAGCCCAGCGGCTGGCGGGTCAGCGACCGGCCCGGCCGCGACACCCGCCGGGCCAGGTCCTGGCTCGGCGAGGACCTGGACGCCCTGGAGGAGTTCGCCCAGGGCTACACCGGGCCGCTGAAGGTGCAGGCCGTCGGGCCCTGGACGCTGGCCGCCGCCCTGGAACTCAGGAGCGGCGAGCTCTCCCTCGGCGACCCCGGGGCCTGCCGCGACCTCGCCGGTTCTCTCGCCGAGGGCCTGCGCGACCATCTCGCCGACGTACGCCGCCGGGTGCCCGGAGCCCGCATCGTGCTCCAGCTGGACGAGCCCTCGCTGACCGCGGTGCTGCGCGGGCAGATCCGTACCGCCAGCGGATACCGCACCCACCGGGCCGTCGACCGCCAGGTCGTGGAGGCCGCGCTCAGGGATGTCGTGGCCGTGCACGACGGACCCGTCGTCGTCCACTCCTGCGCCCCCGACGTACCGTTCGCGCTGCTGCGCAGAGCTGGCGCGGCCGGGGTTTCGTTCGATTTCTCCCTACTCACCGAGCGTGACGACGAGCAGCTCGGTGAAGCTGCCGAGAGCGGCACCAAGCTCTTCGCCGGAGTCGTGCCCACCACCGACGGCCCATTGTCAGACCCTGCCGGTAGCGTCATGGGAGTCAGGACGCTGTGGCGCAGGCTGGGGCTGAATCCGGGGACTCTGGGCGAGTCCGTGGTGATCACCCCGTCCTGCGGTCTCGCGGGTGCTTCCCCGGCCTACGCACGGGCGGCGCTCGCCCACTGCGTCCGGGCGGCGAGATCGCTCGCGGACAACCCTGAGTGA
- the ligA gene encoding NAD-dependent DNA ligase LigA encodes MAAEQNAAVPAQAREKHGLLAEQVEEHRFRYYVKDQPVISDGDFDKLLRSLEALEDEYPELRTPDSPTQKVAGAYETDFASVQHRERMLSLDNAFDDGELAAWSERIAKDVGTADYHYLCELKVDGLAVNLTYEHGRLTRAATRGDGRTGEDITPNVRTIADIPGRLKGDRIPALVEIRGEVYFPMEAFEGLNARLVEAGDKPFANPRNAAAGSLRQKDPKVTATRPLHMVVHGIGAREGFDIDRLSQAYGLLREWGLPTAEHNKVVNSLEEVREFIAYMGENRHSVVEHEIDGVVVKLDEIPLQGRLGSTARAPRWAIAWKYAPEEVNTKLVNIRVGVGRTGRVTPYAQVEPVTVAGSEVEFATLHNQDVVKAKGVLIGDTVVLRKAGDVIPEILGPVADLRDGSEYPFEMPAECPECGTALRPMKEGDIDLRCPNAQSCPAQLRERLFYLAGRKSLDIENFGYVAAAALTKPLEPSAPPLLDEGDLFDLTMEQLLPIRAYVLDQDSGLPKRDPKTGEEKTALVFANMNGEPRKNAVSMLENIAAAKERPLARILTGLSIRHVGPVAAEALAREFRSIDRIEQASEEELAAVEGVGGIIAASLKQWFGEEWHQEILRKWKAAGVRMEDESTGEDEGPRPLEGLTVVVTGTLERHTRDGAKEALQSRGAKVTGSVSKKTSFVVVGDSPGSKYDKAMQLKVPVLDEDGFAILLEQGPDAAREAAMPTAQEGE; translated from the coding sequence GTGGCTGCCGAACAGAACGCAGCGGTGCCCGCACAGGCACGGGAGAAGCACGGGCTCCTCGCCGAGCAGGTCGAGGAGCACCGCTTCCGGTACTACGTGAAGGACCAACCGGTCATCAGCGACGGTGACTTCGACAAGTTGCTGCGCTCGCTGGAGGCCCTGGAGGACGAGTACCCCGAGCTGCGCACGCCCGACTCGCCCACCCAGAAGGTCGCGGGCGCCTACGAGACCGACTTCGCCTCGGTCCAGCACCGCGAGCGGATGCTGTCCCTGGACAACGCCTTCGACGACGGGGAACTGGCGGCCTGGTCCGAGCGGATCGCCAAGGACGTCGGCACCGCCGACTACCACTACCTGTGCGAGCTGAAGGTCGACGGCCTCGCCGTGAACCTGACGTACGAGCACGGCAGGCTGACCCGCGCGGCCACCCGCGGCGACGGCCGCACCGGCGAGGACATCACGCCCAACGTGCGCACCATCGCCGACATTCCGGGCCGCCTCAAGGGCGACCGCATCCCGGCCCTCGTAGAGATCCGCGGCGAGGTCTACTTCCCCATGGAGGCCTTCGAAGGTCTCAACGCACGACTGGTCGAAGCGGGCGACAAGCCGTTCGCCAACCCGCGCAACGCGGCCGCCGGTTCACTGCGCCAGAAGGACCCCAAGGTCACCGCGACCCGCCCGCTGCACATGGTGGTGCACGGCATCGGCGCCCGCGAGGGCTTCGACATCGACCGCCTTTCGCAGGCGTACGGACTGCTGCGCGAGTGGGGACTGCCGACCGCCGAGCACAACAAGGTGGTCAACTCCCTCGAAGAAGTGCGGGAGTTCATCGCGTACATGGGCGAGAACCGCCACTCGGTGGTGGAGCACGAGATCGACGGCGTCGTCGTCAAGCTGGACGAGATCCCGCTCCAGGGCCGCCTCGGCTCCACCGCGCGCGCCCCGCGCTGGGCGATCGCCTGGAAGTACGCGCCCGAAGAGGTCAACACCAAACTCGTCAACATCCGCGTGGGCGTGGGCCGCACCGGCCGCGTCACCCCCTACGCACAGGTCGAGCCGGTCACCGTCGCCGGCTCCGAGGTCGAGTTCGCCACGCTCCACAACCAGGACGTGGTGAAGGCCAAGGGCGTCCTCATTGGCGACACCGTGGTGCTGAGGAAGGCCGGAGACGTCATCCCGGAGATCCTCGGCCCCGTAGCCGACCTGCGGGACGGCAGCGAGTACCCCTTCGAGATGCCCGCCGAGTGCCCGGAATGCGGGACCGCTCTGCGTCCGATGAAGGAGGGCGACATCGACCTCCGCTGCCCCAACGCCCAGTCCTGCCCCGCCCAGTTGCGCGAGCGCCTCTTCTACCTCGCGGGACGCAAGAGCCTCGACATCGAGAACTTCGGATACGTCGCGGCAGCCGCCCTCACCAAGCCGCTGGAGCCCTCCGCGCCGCCGCTGCTCGACGAGGGCGACCTCTTCGACCTCACCATGGAACAGCTCCTGCCCATCAGGGCGTACGTCCTCGATCAGGACAGCGGGCTGCCCAAGCGCGATCCCAAGACGGGCGAGGAGAAGACCGCTCTGGTCTTCGCCAACATGAACGGCGAGCCGCGCAAGAACGCCGTTTCCATGCTGGAGAACATCGCGGCGGCCAAGGAGCGCCCGCTCGCGCGCATCCTCACCGGACTCTCCATCCGCCACGTCGGCCCGGTCGCGGCCGAGGCGCTGGCCCGCGAGTTCCGCTCCATCGACCGCATTGAACAGGCCAGTGAAGAGGAACTCGCCGCGGTGGAAGGCGTCGGCGGAATCATCGCGGCCTCCCTCAAGCAGTGGTTCGGCGAGGAGTGGCACCAGGAGATCCTGCGCAAGTGGAAGGCCGCGGGCGTCCGCATGGAGGACGAGAGCACCGGCGAGGACGAGGGACCGCGTCCGCTGGAGGGCCTCACGGTCGTGGTGACCGGAACTCTTGAGCGCCACACCAGAGATGGCGCGAAAGAGGCCCTACAGAGCAGGGGCGCCAAAGTCACCGGTTCCGTTTCCAAGAAGACATCGTTCGTTGTCGTCGGCGACAGCCCTGGTTCGAAATACGACAAGGCGATGCAGCTGAAGGTTCCGGTTCTGGACGAGGACGGTTTCGCGATTCTGCTGGAACAAGGGCCCGACGCGGCAAGAGAAGCCGCGATGCCCACCGCCCAAGAGGGGGAATGA